The following proteins are encoded in a genomic region of Haloarcula marina:
- a CDS encoding recombinase family protein, with the protein MSDGQLNTWGYVRLSQDGREDTIEDQREKLKRYCRRRDELRLVTILSDGKYTSGFNDDRSKYQTIRQKIENGELDAVVVRDRARLARDFDERLRLLVTLRENGVELHVAEEGGPADVHSIQGAIMESMKAGMDHLSKMAEMERAREIVEKRVDAGHWQGGIPYGLTMGPHGKYLVADEKEIGDAIDAIENVEGGMSERAVAREAGIAHNTVGKILDRREAYRAADRGATIGRGFAIIWPDESPADD; encoded by the coding sequence ATGAGTGATGGGCAACTCAACACGTGGGGCTACGTCCGCCTGAGTCAGGACGGGCGAGAGGACACCATCGAGGATCAACGCGAGAAGCTGAAGCGGTACTGCCGTCGACGAGACGAACTCCGCCTCGTCACCATCCTCTCGGACGGGAAGTACACGAGCGGGTTCAACGACGACAGGAGCAAGTACCAGACCATCCGTCAGAAAATCGAGAACGGCGAACTGGATGCGGTCGTAGTCCGCGACCGCGCTCGTCTGGCCCGCGACTTCGACGAACGTCTTCGTCTGCTCGTCACTCTCCGAGAGAACGGAGTGGAACTTCACGTCGCTGAGGAGGGTGGCCCAGCCGACGTTCATTCCATCCAAGGTGCGATTATGGAGTCGATGAAGGCGGGGATGGATCACCTGTCGAAGATGGCCGAGATGGAGCGTGCCCGAGAGATCGTCGAGAAGCGCGTCGACGCTGGCCACTGGCAGGGTGGTATCCCGTACGGACTCACGATGGGGCCACACGGCAAGTATCTCGTCGCCGACGAGAAGGAGATCGGCGACGCCATCGACGCCATCGAGAACGTTGAGGGTGGGATGAGTGAACGCGCCGTCGCCCGCGAAGCCGGAATCGCACACAACACCGTGGGGAAGATCCTTGACCGACGTGAGGCGTACCGGGCTGCCGACCGTGGTGCCACCATCGGTAGAGGGTTCGCCATCATCTGGCCCGACGAGTCACCAGCCGACGACTGA
- a CDS encoding HalOD1 output domain-containing protein has translation MDESIRSEQESDGGRAEGTEGVSHPTNGTSTLADFDPRETPSSILLSELVAEREGVDPCSLPPVYESVEPEALDNLFTDDRSRRSNVAVTFEYLGYDVHVSPGSMSVTLGE, from the coding sequence ATGGACGAGAGTATACGTTCGGAACAGGAGAGCGACGGCGGACGCGCTGAGGGGACTGAAGGGGTATCACACCCGACGAACGGCACGTCGACGCTCGCGGATTTCGACCCGCGAGAGACGCCGTCGAGCATCCTACTCTCCGAACTCGTCGCGGAACGGGAGGGCGTCGACCCCTGTTCCCTGCCACCGGTGTACGAGAGCGTTGAGCCAGAAGCCTTGGACAATCTGTTCACCGACGACCGGAGCAGGCGCTCGAACGTCGCGGTCACGTTCGAGTACCTGGGCTACGACGTACACGTGAGTCCCGGTTCGATGTCCGTGACGCTCGGCGAGTGA
- a CDS encoding helix-turn-helix domain-containing protein: protein MATIAEFTVPPRTLALGTLFQRFPEAALEIERVVPTGAAVLPYFWVEGVDGATACEFLESKAIFEDITLVDAIDGRTLFRCRFDTEDQGLLGPVVDSGVTLLSATGTEDGWTIHVRGDEQKAVAAFDTACRENGIAPTLVEMHDMGSAEKNRPVELTDHQREALVLAYERGYFDEPRAATLDEIAGELDISRQALASRLRRGYRTLVESSVLRTE from the coding sequence ATGGCGACCATCGCGGAGTTCACCGTTCCCCCGCGAACGCTCGCGCTTGGGACGCTGTTCCAGCGGTTCCCCGAGGCCGCTCTCGAGATAGAGCGCGTCGTTCCGACGGGGGCGGCCGTCTTGCCGTACTTCTGGGTCGAGGGCGTCGACGGCGCGACCGCCTGCGAGTTCCTCGAATCGAAGGCGATATTCGAGGACATCACGCTGGTCGACGCCATCGACGGGCGAACGCTGTTTCGGTGTCGGTTCGACACCGAGGACCAGGGGCTCCTCGGTCCCGTCGTCGACAGCGGCGTCACCCTCCTGTCCGCGACCGGGACGGAAGATGGCTGGACGATACACGTCCGCGGCGACGAACAGAAGGCCGTCGCGGCGTTCGACACGGCCTGCCGCGAGAACGGCATCGCCCCGACGCTGGTCGAGATGCACGACATGGGGTCCGCCGAAAAGAACAGGCCGGTAGAGTTGACCGACCACCAGCGAGAGGCGCTGGTACTGGCCTACGAACGCGGCTACTTCGACGAACCGCGGGCGGCGACGCTCGACGAGATCGCGGGGGAACTCGACATCTCCAGACAGGCGCTCGCGAGTCGGTTACGCCGCGGCTACCGCACCCTAGTGGAGTCGAGCGTATTGCGGACCGAGTAA
- a CDS encoding aldo/keto reductase, translated as MEYTRLGSTGTTVSQVCFGTWRFGRETSGVVETDREQAHELLDAAYDRGINFIDTANVYGTPNGKSEEFIGEWLEDYDREDVVLASKVYFPFDGWGEPGPNDSGLGRKHIRAQIEGTLDRLNTDYLDLYYIHRWDDESDIEETLRTLNDLVREGKVHYLGASTMAAWQLTKALWKSDVEGLERFEVTQPLFHAGYRDDVKDYLDVCADQDIAVCPYSPLAGGFLTGKYERTDDDDPTAFEGPEGARGSLDDQFDDYYLSERGWKVLDEIRAVADELDATPAQVALRWGIEQPDFTCVPIVGARTVDQLDENVGATDISLSDEQFNRIVSARYAEDGERWGHRR; from the coding sequence ATGGAGTACACACGACTCGGGTCCACCGGGACGACAGTCTCACAGGTCTGTTTCGGCACGTGGCGCTTCGGCCGCGAGACCAGCGGCGTCGTCGAGACGGACCGCGAACAGGCCCACGAACTGCTGGACGCGGCCTACGACCGCGGCATCAACTTCATCGACACCGCCAACGTCTACGGGACGCCCAACGGCAAGAGCGAGGAGTTCATCGGCGAGTGGCTAGAGGATTACGACCGCGAGGACGTGGTGCTCGCCTCGAAGGTGTACTTCCCCTTCGACGGGTGGGGCGAACCCGGCCCGAACGACTCGGGACTCGGGCGCAAACACATCCGCGCCCAAATCGAGGGGACGCTCGACCGGCTCAACACGGACTATCTCGACCTCTACTACATCCACCGCTGGGACGACGAGAGCGACATCGAGGAGACCCTGCGAACGCTGAACGACCTCGTCCGCGAGGGGAAGGTCCACTACCTCGGCGCGTCGACGATGGCCGCGTGGCAACTGACGAAGGCCCTCTGGAAGTCCGACGTGGAGGGGCTGGAACGGTTCGAGGTTACCCAACCGCTGTTCCACGCTGGCTACCGCGACGACGTGAAAGACTACCTCGACGTGTGCGCCGACCAAGACATCGCCGTCTGTCCGTACTCGCCGCTGGCGGGCGGATTCCTCACCGGGAAGTACGAGCGCACGGACGACGACGACCCGACGGCGTTCGAAGGACCGGAGGGCGCACGCGGGTCGCTGGACGACCAGTTCGACGACTACTACCTCTCCGAACGCGGTTGGAAGGTCCTAGACGAGATTCGCGCCGTCGCCGACGAACTCGACGCGACGCCGGCACAGGTGGCGCTCCGCTGGGGCATCGAGCAACCCGACTTCACCTGCGTCCCCATCGTGGGCGCGCGGACCGTCGACCAGTTAGACGAGAACGTCGGCGCGACGGACATCTCGCTGTCTGACGAGCAGTTCAACCGCATCGTCTCCGCCCGGTACGCCGAGGACGGCGAGCGCTGGGGCCACCGGCGCTAA
- a CDS encoding beta-CASP ribonuclease aCPSF1, giving the protein MSTVDKQLEDVRATIDEEVPNRITISDVTYEGPELVIYTRDPKEFASDGDLVRRLASKLRKRITVRPDPDVLTHPDTAEDEILALLPDDAGVSDMEFLADTGEVLIKAEKPGRVIGRRGETLREITKAVGWTPDVVRTPPIESPTVSNVRSFLTQERDDRRDILERVGRQIHRDPMSKEEWVRVTTLGGCREVGRAAYVISTADTRILVDCGDKPGERTEQPYLDVPEAIGSGASSLDAVVLTHAHLDHSALVPLLFEHGYDGPVYCTEPTRDLLGLLTLDYIGRADSAGRKRPYETEMVREAVKHCITLEYGDVTDIAPDVKLTLHSAGHVLGSSVVHFHIGDGLYNVAFSGDIHYDSTRLFDGAVNEFPRVETLVLESTYGGRNDYQTDQDDSERKLKRLVSDAADADGTVFVPVHAVGRAQELMVVLEEAMRDGDVPEMPVYLDGMVWEATAVHTTYPDYLRDDLQSRIHDADRNPFLADQFTPVEGGDEAREEIAARDEASVVLAPPSMLTDGPARTWLKLLGEDPDTTLTFVDYQADGTLGKRIQKGRSELSVDGETIPLNLRVETVDGFSGHADRQGLENFVKTMHPRPEKVLCVDGSESATQDLSSSLYHDYNLRTFTPENLETFRFV; this is encoded by the coding sequence ATGAGCACCGTAGACAAACAACTCGAAGACGTACGAGCAACGATAGACGAAGAGGTTCCGAACCGCATCACCATCTCCGACGTGACCTACGAAGGGCCGGAACTGGTCATCTACACCCGCGACCCCAAGGAGTTCGCCTCGGACGGCGACTTGGTCCGACGGCTTGCGTCGAAACTCCGGAAGCGAATCACGGTTCGCCCCGACCCGGACGTGCTCACGCACCCGGACACCGCCGAAGACGAGATTCTCGCACTCCTGCCAGACGACGCTGGCGTCAGCGACATGGAGTTTCTGGCCGACACCGGCGAAGTCCTCATCAAGGCCGAGAAACCGGGCCGCGTCATCGGGCGGCGCGGCGAGACGCTCCGCGAGATAACCAAGGCCGTCGGCTGGACTCCCGACGTGGTCCGGACGCCGCCCATCGAGTCGCCCACCGTCTCGAACGTCCGCAGTTTCCTCACCCAGGAACGGGACGACCGGCGGGACATCCTCGAACGCGTCGGGCGGCAGATTCACCGCGACCCCATGTCCAAAGAGGAGTGGGTCCGCGTGACGACGCTCGGCGGGTGTCGCGAAGTCGGCCGCGCCGCGTACGTCATCTCGACGGCCGACACGCGCATCCTCGTCGACTGCGGCGACAAGCCCGGCGAGCGGACCGAACAGCCCTATCTGGACGTGCCCGAGGCCATCGGGTCCGGCGCGTCGTCGCTCGACGCCGTCGTCCTCACCCACGCCCATCTGGACCACTCGGCGCTCGTCCCGCTCCTGTTCGAACACGGCTACGACGGCCCCGTCTACTGCACCGAACCGACGCGCGACCTGTTGGGTCTCCTGACGCTCGACTACATCGGTCGTGCCGATTCGGCCGGACGAAAGCGTCCCTACGAGACCGAGATGGTCCGCGAGGCGGTCAAGCACTGCATCACGCTGGAGTACGGCGACGTGACCGACATCGCGCCGGACGTGAAACTCACGCTCCACAGCGCGGGCCACGTCCTCGGGAGTTCCGTCGTCCACTTCCACATCGGCGACGGCCTCTACAACGTCGCCTTCTCGGGCGACATCCACTACGACAGCACCCGCCTGTTCGACGGCGCGGTCAACGAGTTCCCCCGCGTCGAGACGCTGGTCCTCGAATCGACGTACGGCGGCCGGAACGACTACCAGACCGACCAGGACGATTCCGAGCGAAAGCTCAAACGCCTCGTCTCGGACGCCGCCGACGCCGACGGCACCGTCTTCGTCCCCGTCCACGCCGTCGGCCGCGCACAGGAACTGATGGTCGTCCTCGAAGAGGCGATGCGCGACGGCGACGTGCCCGAGATGCCCGTCTACCTCGACGGGATGGTCTGGGAGGCGACGGCGGTCCACACGACCTATCCCGACTACCTCCGCGACGACCTCCAGAGCCGTATCCACGACGCCGACCGCAACCCCTTCCTCGCGGACCAGTTCACGCCCGTGGAGGGCGGCGACGAGGCCCGCGAAGAAATCGCCGCCCGAGACGAGGCCAGCGTCGTCCTCGCGCCGCCGAGCATGCTCACGGACGGCCCGGCCCGGACCTGGCTGAAACTCCTCGGCGAGGACCCGGACACGACGCTCACGTTCGTCGATTATCAGGCCGACGGCACCCTCGGCAAGCGCATCCAGAAGGGGCGCTCGGAACTCTCCGTCGACGGCGAGACGATTCCGCTGAACCTCCGCGTCGAGACGGTCGACGGCTTCTCCGGCCACGCCGACCGGCAGGGCCTGGAGAACTTCGTGAAGACGATGCACCCTCGCCCCGAGAAGGTGCTCTGTGTCGACGGGAGCGAATCGGCCACGCAGGACCTCTCCTCGTCGCTGTACCACGACTACAACCTCCGGACGTTCACGCCCGAGAACCTGGAGACGTTCCGGTTCGTCTAG
- a CDS encoding iron transporter — MNRRRFLATTGLAGASLLAGCGSVQTQSTRAPPLVEGRPDATYRPTHVEGMGMAGMAEAGDYMVGLTYSYPHRFWTVTGTDAAQVDIQDGDSLHLMATVWDPETEMVLPVSAGVAITVERDGKTVDDKSPWPMISQNMGFHYGDNYQLDGDGRYTLRVRVNGMTERRLGAFSGRFGESAEASVNFDFAAAAVQDLSYEEFPETQGERAAVDLMEMSMLPTSQAPATDALPGTLLGTQTGSDGVYAASWLSPSDAAFLAEGESYLAISPRTPYNRVPLPMMSLDATVQQDGETAFDDALTAAVHPELGYHYGAVVPTDGSEPSVTVDVIAPPQVSRHEGYETAFLGTPSLSF, encoded by the coding sequence ATGAACCGCCGCCGCTTTCTCGCGACGACGGGCCTCGCTGGCGCGTCGCTGCTGGCCGGGTGTGGGTCCGTGCAGACGCAGTCGACGCGCGCACCGCCGCTGGTGGAAGGCCGACCCGACGCGACGTACCGCCCCACACACGTCGAGGGGATGGGCATGGCCGGGATGGCCGAGGCGGGCGACTACATGGTCGGCCTGACCTACTCGTACCCCCACCGCTTCTGGACCGTGACCGGCACGGACGCCGCACAGGTCGACATCCAAGACGGCGACAGCCTCCACCTGATGGCGACGGTGTGGGACCCCGAGACAGAGATGGTCCTCCCCGTCTCCGCTGGCGTCGCCATCACCGTCGAACGCGACGGCAAGACGGTCGACGACAAGTCCCCGTGGCCGATGATTTCCCAGAACATGGGCTTTCACTACGGCGACAACTACCAACTCGACGGCGACGGCCGCTACACGCTCCGGGTCCGCGTCAACGGCATGACCGAGCGCCGACTCGGCGCGTTCTCGGGACGCTTCGGCGAGAGCGCCGAGGCCAGCGTCAACTTCGACTTCGCGGCGGCCGCCGTACAGGACCTCTCCTACGAGGAGTTCCCCGAGACGCAGGGCGAGCGCGCCGCCGTCGACCTGATGGAGATGTCGATGCTGCCCACCTCACAGGCTCCCGCGACGGACGCCCTGCCGGGCACGCTACTGGGAACCCAGACCGGGAGCGACGGCGTCTACGCAGCCTCGTGGCTCTCGCCCAGTGACGCCGCCTTCCTCGCGGAGGGCGAATCCTATCTCGCCATCTCGCCACGGACGCCGTACAACCGCGTCCCCCTGCCGATGATGTCGCTGGACGCCACCGTCCAGCAAGACGGCGAGACGGCCTTCGACGACGCGCTCACCGCGGCGGTCCACCCCGAACTCGGCTACCACTACGGCGCAGTCGTCCCGACCGACGGGAGCGAGCCATCGGTCACCGTCGACGTAATCGCCCCGCCGCAGGTGTCCCGCCACGAGGGCTACGAGACGGCCTTCCTCGGAACCCCGTCACTCTCCTTCTAA
- a CDS encoding Dyp-type peroxidase, whose protein sequence is MSNRGISRREFAKSAVAIGGAAALAACLDRGAPDVPTGTDDPATLPARQHGWSESLATDDAGNTRLSRHHVLLLLDYEGDGTPTDADRRQVEDALRSLERAYEWSTEGLLFTLGYSPAYFERFDAAPAGADLPAPEALAPFEDPELDTPDALLHLASDHESAVLAAEEALKGNRETVNDAEMAATFDGVLSVTDRRTGFVGAGLPAENQDVDGIPDSAPVPEESPLFMGFKSGFEGNQASEDRVTIDTGPFAGGATQHLSKIRLHLQQWYDQDTRDQRVSKMFCPAHADEGTVEGVGENLGTDSGMDGCPEDVVESSRREGVVGHSQKLARAREDGSPTILRRDFDSTDGGQASVHFLSLQRSIADFVATKEAMNGTDVAENSAVGQRVNNGILQYMTVERRGNYLLPPREYRALPSPNPS, encoded by the coding sequence ATGAGTAATCGCGGCATCTCCCGACGCGAGTTCGCCAAGAGCGCCGTCGCCATCGGCGGGGCCGCCGCCCTCGCGGCCTGTCTGGACCGCGGCGCGCCCGACGTGCCGACGGGGACCGACGACCCGGCGACGCTCCCGGCACGACAGCACGGCTGGAGCGAGTCGCTGGCGACGGACGACGCCGGGAACACCCGTCTCTCGCGCCACCACGTCCTCTTGTTGCTCGACTACGAGGGCGACGGGACGCCGACGGACGCCGACCGACGACAGGTCGAAGACGCCCTCAGGTCGCTCGAACGCGCCTACGAGTGGAGCACCGAGGGACTCCTCTTTACGCTCGGCTACAGCCCGGCGTACTTCGAACGGTTCGACGCCGCGCCCGCGGGCGCGGACCTCCCGGCCCCCGAAGCCCTCGCACCGTTCGAGGACCCCGAACTCGACACGCCCGACGCGCTCCTCCACCTCGCCAGCGACCACGAGAGCGCCGTCTTGGCCGCCGAGGAAGCACTGAAGGGGAACCGCGAGACGGTCAACGACGCCGAGATGGCCGCGACGTTCGACGGCGTTCTCTCCGTGACCGACCGCCGGACCGGGTTCGTCGGCGCAGGCCTCCCGGCCGAGAATCAGGACGTGGACGGTATCCCCGATTCCGCCCCCGTCCCGGAGGAATCACCCCTATTCATGGGTTTCAAGTCCGGTTTCGAGGGCAATCAGGCCAGCGAGGACCGCGTGACCATCGACACCGGTCCGTTCGCGGGCGGCGCGACCCAGCACCTCTCGAAGATTCGCCTGCACCTCCAGCAGTGGTACGACCAGGACACGCGGGACCAGCGCGTCTCCAAGATGTTCTGTCCGGCCCACGCCGACGAGGGAACAGTCGAGGGCGTCGGCGAGAACCTCGGCACGGACAGCGGCATGGACGGGTGCCCCGAGGACGTGGTCGAGAGCAGTCGCCGCGAGGGCGTCGTCGGCCACTCGCAGAAACTCGCTCGCGCCCGCGAGGACGGCAGTCCGACCATCCTCCGTCGGGACTTCGACTCGACGGACGGCGGCCAGGCGTCGGTCCACTTCCTCTCGCTCCAGCGCTCTATCGCGGACTTCGTGGCGACCAAGGAGGCGATGAACGGCACCGACGTGGCCGAGAACTCCGCCGTGGGTCAGCGCGTCAACAACGGCATCCTCCAGTACATGACCGTCGAGCGCCGCGGGAACTACCTCCTGCCGCCCCGGGAGTACCGCGCCCTGCCGTCGCCGAATCCCTCCTGA
- a CDS encoding winged helix-turn-helix transcriptional regulator, whose product MSETRRRIRDRIERDPGIHFRALTRALDLATGQVQYHLRRLDDVTAETVNGRTHYYPPGYDARERRTMALLRRETARDVVATLFERDTASPAAVADHLDIARSTLEHHLDGLVAQNVVEKRRGDGGRVTLALARPEETATLLRAVEPSLPERLTDRFERLVDGFLDGPDADD is encoded by the coding sequence ATGAGCGAGACGCGACGGCGCATCCGCGACCGAATCGAGCGCGACCCGGGCATCCACTTCCGGGCGCTGACGCGCGCACTGGACCTCGCGACCGGACAGGTCCAGTACCACCTGCGGCGACTCGACGACGTGACGGCCGAGACGGTCAACGGCCGAACCCACTACTACCCGCCGGGCTACGACGCGCGGGAGCGGCGCACGATGGCCCTGCTCCGCCGCGAGACGGCCCGCGACGTCGTGGCGACGCTGTTCGAGCGGGACACCGCCAGCCCCGCCGCGGTAGCCGACCACCTCGATATCGCGCGGAGCACGCTCGAACACCATCTCGACGGACTCGTCGCACAGAACGTCGTCGAGAAGCGCCGCGGCGACGGCGGCCGCGTCACCCTCGCGCTCGCTCGCCCCGAGGAGACGGCGACGCTTCTGCGGGCCGTGGAACCGAGCCTCCCGGAACGGCTCACCGACCGCTTCGAGCGGTTGGTCGACGGCTTCCTCGACGGGCCGGACGCCGACGACTGA
- a CDS encoding DUF7471 family protein: protein MNRALHIGVHVGELHVDFAALLAVSAVATAALCALGVAVYRRRGSRSYLLVALALGALAIRPLLGGLAMVGVVGPEAHHTLEHGADALLVVLVLGAVYYARTVEKQLESEEEDV, encoded by the coding sequence ATGAATCGGGCGCTCCACATCGGCGTCCACGTCGGCGAGTTACACGTGGACTTCGCCGCCCTCCTCGCGGTGTCTGCCGTGGCGACGGCGGCGCTCTGTGCGCTCGGCGTCGCCGTCTACCGGCGTCGCGGCTCGCGGTCCTATCTGTTGGTGGCGCTGGCGCTCGGTGCGCTGGCGATTCGACCGCTATTGGGCGGCCTCGCAATGGTCGGCGTCGTCGGCCCGGAAGCACACCACACCCTCGAACACGGGGCCGACGCGCTACTGGTGGTCCTCGTCCTCGGCGCCGTCTACTACGCGCGCACCGTCGAGAAGCAGCTTGAATCAGAGGAGGAAGACGTATGA